The stretch of DNA ATGACGATGTCCGCGATCGCCTTCACCTTGTAGGTGTGCAGCGCGCCGATGGCCGACCGCAGCTGGCTGTCCGTGCCGTACTTGCTGGTCTGGAGGTTGAGCTGCCGGGGCAGGTAGCCCTCGTTGGAGCCCGCGTCGCTGCTGGGTGGCAGCCACACCATGGTGAAGCCGCTGGCGCCGATGTCAGAGGCCTTGCTCTGGATGACGTTCCACCAGGGGGACGTCTGGTAGGAATACCAATGAAAGCCCTGGAGCATCACGTCGCCGCTGTTGCCATCCATCGGCCCCGCGAACGCGGCCGGGGCGGCCAGGAGCCCCAGCGCCCACGACAGGGACAGCACTCCACCCAGCACCTTCTTCTTGAGCATTGGCTTCTCCGGGAAAGCGAAAGGAGAAGGGCCATTTACTGCGTCCGTGCTGGGCGGGCGAGCGAGCAGATGTGTCGCGGTGTGTCAAAAGTCTCAGTGAGACGGTTTCTGGGGCTCCTCCAGATCGGTGAGGAGGTTGGCCACCTTCCAGGGCTCCTCTTCCGGCAGCGGGGCGCGGGAGGCGGCGGGGGCGGTGGCCTCCAGGCGCGCGGAAGACCGGCCGTAGTCGCGCTGGTAGATGCGCACCACCGAGAGGAAGAAGGCGACGATGAGGGGCCCCAGCAGCAGGCCGATGGCGCCGAAGATGGCCAGGCCTCCGAGCAGGGAGAAGAAGACGACGGCCCCGTGCATGTTCATGCCCTTGCGGGCCAGCAGGGGCTTCACGACGTTGTCGGCCAGGCCCACCACGACGATGCCCCAGACGGTCAGCACGATGGCGCCCACGGGGTGCCCGGTGGCCAGCAGCAGCAGGGCCGCGGCCACGCACACCGCGGCGGCGCCAATGGCGGGGATGAGGGCGAAGAAGAACGTCACCGCGGCGAAGAACACCGGCACCGGCACGCCCGTGATGAAGAAGCCCGCCAGGGCCGCCACGGCCTGGACGCCCGCGGTGGCGAGGGTGGAGGTCAGCACGGAGCGGGTCACCCCGCGGAACTCGGTCAGCAGCTCCGTCGTCTGCCCGCGCCGCAGCGGGGACACGCCCTCGAGCCACGCGACCAGCCGCTTGCCGTCCACCAGCAGGAAGTAGAAGGCGATGAGCATCATGGTGGCCTGGAAGAGCACGGAGCCGCCGGCGGCCAGCAAGCCGCCAAAGGTCTGCGCGGCCGTGGCGCCCCGGGCGGAGGCCTGCTCCTGCAGGGTCTGCCAGAGCCCCGCGCTCTGTGTCTGGAATTGTTCAATCAGCCGGGAGGCATGGCCCTGGAGGGGACCGGGGACATAGGCCAACAGTCCCTCCAGCCCGCGGTTCTGGATGATGCCCGCGACGAACTGCACCCCCTGGATGACCTCCGAGACGATGAAGGCCGTGAGCGCGGCGACCGGCGCCAGAAGGACGAAGACGAAGCCCAGGCAGATGAGGCTCGCGGCCAGGCTACTGCGTCCCCTGAACTTCTTCGTCAGCCACGTTTGCATCCCCTGAAAGGCGCCGGCCAGCACGGCCGCCAGGAAGAACGCCTCGAAGAAGGGGAAGGCAACCACCAGCAACAGCGCGATGGACAGGAGGATGAGCCCCACGAAGACACGGCGGGCACCTTGTTCAGTGGCCATGTGGGGAAAGTGGGGCCTCCCGGTGGCAAGAGGAAGCAGCCCATGGGGGGCTTCTTGCCTGCCTGCCCATGGGTCAGGAGCGTGCTTGCTTGCTGGACGTGCGGGCACGCCCGGGAGCCTTCGGCTTGGGCTCGCGGTGAAACAGCTTGCGCAGCTCGTCCTTGGCCTCTTCGAGGACACGCCGCCGCGAGGCCGGGAGGTTGTGGCCGGCGCGGTTCTCGTAGAACGTGAGCATGGACATGGCCGAGCGGTATGGGGCGGACTTCCGCCGGGAGCTGCGCTCGGCGGAGCGCTTCAGCGAGAGGGCAATGGCCCGGGGAGAGCGCGTGAAGACCTTGTCCTCCAGGTCCATCGCGTCGCTGTGCTCCGTCACCTCGCGCGACCAGTACCGCTGACTGGTCTTGCGGGCTGGGGCTGTCCGCTTCTTCGTGGGGGTTGCCTTTCTGGTGGGCATGGCTGGCTCCTTCTGAATGCGCCAAACATAAGCGCCACGGTGGGATGCGCCGCGCGTGACCCATGAAGTCTCTTGGCAAGCGGCCCGCCGCACCGGGCGGCGAGTTGCTCCCGTTCTCCCCGGAGCTTGAACATGACAGTTGCGGCACCCCACGAGCGGCCGTATCCATGAGAAGTTTCCACCATGTCCACGCAGCGGGCCGCAGGCTCTTCCGAACATTTCGACGTGCTGATCGTCGGAGCGGGCGTCTCTGGGATTGGGGCCGCTTACTACCTCCAGAAGGAGCACCCGTCGAAGTCCTACGCCATCCTGGAGGCGCGGGGGGCGGCCGGCGGTACGTGGGCGCTGTTCCGCTACCCGGGTATTCGCTCGGACTCGGACCTGCACACGTTCGGCTACGCGTTCAAGCCCTGGGAGAGCCGCAAGTCCATCGCCAGCGCGGAGGCGATCCTCGCCTACCTGCGCGAGACCACCGCCGAGAATGGGATCGACCGCAAGATCCGGCTGCATCACAAGGTGCATCGCGCCGCCTGGTCGAGCCAGGACGCTCGCTGGACCGTGGACGTCGAGCGGGCCGATACCGGCGAGCGCACCGAGATTACGTGCCGGTGGCTCTTTGGCGCGGCGGGCTACTACCGGTATGACGAGGGGTTCACGCCCCGGTTCGAGGGCACCCACCGGTTTGGTGGGCAGATCGTCCATCCGCAGCACTGGCCCAGCGGCCTCGACTACGCCGGTAAACGCGTCGTCGTGATCGGCAGCGGCGCGACCGCCGTGACCATCGTCCCTGCGATGGCTGAGAAGGCCGCTCACGTGACGATGCTGCAGCGGACCCCCACGTACATCATGCCGCTCCCCTCCGAGGATGCGGTGGCGAACCTGCTGCGGCGGCTGCTCCCCCGAAAGTGGGCGTATGCGCTCACGCGGCGCAAGAACATCGCCGTGCAACGGCTCTTCTGGCGGTTCTGCCGGCGCTACCCGAAGCTGGCGCGGCGGCTGATCCGGTACCTCAACGCGAGGCAGCTTCCGAAGGGCTATCCGGTCGACGAGCACTTCAATCCGCCCTACGAGCCGTGGGATCAGCGGCTGTGCATGGTCCCCGACGCGGACCTGTTCAAGGCGATTGGCCAGGGCAGCGCGTCGGTGGTCACCGATAGAATCGAGACGTTCACCGAGCGAGGCCTCAAGCTCGCATCGGGACGCGAACTCGAAGCGGACCTGGTGGTGACGGCC from Stigmatella aurantiaca encodes:
- a CDS encoding AI-2E family transporter encodes the protein MATEQGARRVFVGLILLSIALLLVVAFPFFEAFFLAAVLAGAFQGMQTWLTKKFRGRSSLAASLICLGFVFVLLAPVAALTAFIVSEVIQGVQFVAGIIQNRGLEGLLAYVPGPLQGHASRLIEQFQTQSAGLWQTLQEQASARGATAAQTFGGLLAAGGSVLFQATMMLIAFYFLLVDGKRLVAWLEGVSPLRRGQTTELLTEFRGVTRSVLTSTLATAGVQAVAALAGFFITGVPVPVFFAAVTFFFALIPAIGAAAVCVAAALLLLATGHPVGAIVLTVWGIVVVGLADNVVKPLLARKGMNMHGAVVFFSLLGGLAIFGAIGLLLGPLIVAFFLSVVRIYQRDYGRSSARLEATAPAASRAPLPEEEPWKVANLLTDLEEPQKPSH
- a CDS encoding DUF3175 domain-containing protein, whose protein sequence is MPTRKATPTKKRTAPARKTSQRYWSREVTEHSDAMDLEDKVFTRSPRAIALSLKRSAERSSRRKSAPYRSAMSMLTFYENRAGHNLPASRRRVLEEAKDELRKLFHREPKPKAPGRARTSSKQARS
- a CDS encoding flavin-containing monooxygenase, with amino-acid sequence MSTQRAAGSSEHFDVLIVGAGVSGIGAAYYLQKEHPSKSYAILEARGAAGGTWALFRYPGIRSDSDLHTFGYAFKPWESRKSIASAEAILAYLRETTAENGIDRKIRLHHKVHRAAWSSQDARWTVDVERADTGERTEITCRWLFGAAGYYRYDEGFTPRFEGTHRFGGQIVHPQHWPSGLDYAGKRVVVIGSGATAVTIVPAMAEKAAHVTMLQRTPTYIMPLPSEDAVANLLRRLLPRKWAYALTRRKNIAVQRLFWRFCRRYPKLARRLIRYLNARQLPKGYPVDEHFNPPYEPWDQRLCMVPDADLFKAIGQGSASVVTDRIETFTERGLKLASGRELEADLVVTATGLNLLPFGGITLTVDGAPVHLPSKVAFKGMMLDGVPNYAFAIGYTNSSWTLKVGLLCEHFCRLLAYMDAHGYSICCPERSEPAMPTRPLLDFGAGYVKRSLSELPLQGTQAPWLMSMDYYSDTKLLKEDSVEDSSLRFSSHVREGPAGSGRARV